The DNA region CGGCAGGAAGGTGGATTTCCTCGGCGATTTCTTCCGGGGTGGCTTCGCGACCGTATTCCTGGACCAACTGCTTCTGCACGCGCATCAGCTTGTTGATGGTCTCGATCATGTGGACCGGGATGCGGATGGTGCGTGCCTGGTCGGCGATCGAGCGGGTGATGGCCTGGCGGATCCACCATGTGGCGTAGGTGGAGAACTTGTAGCCACGGCGGTACTCGAACTTCTCCACCGCTTTCATCAGGCCCATGTTGCCTTCCTGAATCAGGTCGAGGAACGAAAGTCCGCGGTTGGTGTACTTTTTGGCAATCGAGATCACCAGACGCAGGTTGGCTTCCACCATTTCGGACTTGGCCTGGTGGGCATCCGCCAATGCCTGCTTCACGTTGGAATGGCGGCGGCGGAACTCGTTCGGCGTGCACCAGGTCCGGCGGCGGAACGATGCAATGCGCTGCAGGCGCTTGGTGCCACCAGCAGGCATGCGCTCGATCTCGTCGATCTCGTTCATGTACGAGTCCACAAGGTCGATGAACTCTTCGGTCACCTTCTGCTTGTAGTAGAAGCGCTTGAACTTATTGGAGAGCTTCTTGATGTGCTCTTCCATGTCCTTTTGGATCGCTTCCACATCGGAGTCCGTAGCATTGAAGAGCTTCTCGTGAATGCGGTCGACCTCACCGCGCATGGTGCGAACGGTTTCGCAAAGTTTTGGCAGCGCGTTCATGTAGCGCTCGCGGTTTTCGACTTTTTTGTCGAGGATCACACGGTCGAATCGTTCGCGGCCGGTTTCCAGCTTCTCGGCCATAAGGAGGTACGAATCGCTGGCGAAGCCGAAGTGATGGAGGTGGCGTTGTACGGCGCTTTCGGCTTTTTCGATGCGCTTGGAGATCTCGACTTCCTCCTCGCGGGTGAGCAGTGGCACCTGGCCCATCTGCTTCAAATACATGCGGACCGGGTCGTCGAGGCCTTCCTGTTTTTGGCCGGCGCGGCGACGAGGGCTTTCTTCCTCGTCCTCATCGACGTCGTCGGTCTTGTTGGTGCGTTTGAAATTATCGACATCGCTGGCGTCGATCACCTCAAATTCCATGCTGCGCAGGCGGCTGAGCAACTCATCGACGAGTTCCGGCTGATAGACATCTTCCGGCAGTAGTTCGTTGATATCGTCGAACGTGAGGTACTCCTGCTCCTTGGCGAGTTTGATCATCTCGCGCAGTTTTGCCTTCACCTCCGGCGATTCCATGGTGAGTGGGCCGGATGGTGTTGTTGCCTCGGCGGCAGCCCCCGTTGGGGCAGCTTCAGCTGCAGGAGCTGGCTGGGCTTGAGGTTCCTCGGCTGGTGTTACCTCGGGAGTTTCGGCTACAGGCTTCTTAGCTGCAGGCTTTTTCGCTGTCGACTTCTTGGCCGCCGGCTTTTTCTTGGCAGGAGATTTTTTGGCCGCGGGCTTTTTCGCTGCGCTCTTTTTCTTCGCGCTCGGCTTGGCCGGGGTGGATTTTTTACTTGGGCGTTTGTCTGCCATGGTCAGATCTGGATGATTGGGGGAGGGGGAAAGTGATGGGGCGGTATTAGCTGGTACGCCTACCGGTTAAAATGGGTCGTCATTAGCTGGATCCGGCGCGGGTTCCTGAGCTTTTGGTGCTGGTGAGGCGGTACGTGACGGCGCATCTTCAGGGGGCGCAGTATTCTTAAGACGATTTTGCAAGGCAAGCACTTCTTTTTGAAGAGCGAGCAAATCAGAAGCGGGGAGGGATGGGTCGCGCAGTCTAGCTTTTGCCACGCCCAGTCGCGTGCGGATCGATTGACGGCGCAGCCTTTCCAAGGCGTCGAGCACGCAGTCTTGTAACTTTTCGGTAGGTAATGGCTTGTCCAGCACACCGAAGAAGTACGCTTCTTGCTCGTTCGGGCGATGGCTTAACCACGCATTTACACTGCTAGGGTTGTCTGCGTCGAACTCTGCGTCGAGGATCTCAGTGAGGATTGTGCCGTGTTCGACGTCGTCGAGCCATTCGCGTTTCCACTCAGAGGTGGCGATGATCTTGCGGCCCTTCTCTGAAGACAGGGCAATGTGGCAGAGCAGCTCAAGCACTGCAGAGTTGATCGAGAACTTGGGGGCAACGGGTTCGGCGTCGTGTGGGATGTCGCCGCGGGCTTCGCTGGCAGCGGCACGGCTGCGCTCCTGGTTTTGGCTGCGGCTGCGGGCGGTTGCGACTTCTTTCATCAGCAACTTGTCATCCACACCGAGGCGGGCGGAGACTTTGTGCACCACGGTCTCACGCAACATTTTGTCCGATAGTTCGCCAATCTTCTCCGCCAGTTCGCGCGCCAGTCGCGTGCGGTCACCGACATCGCTCATATTGATCTCCGACACCTTGTGCCCGAGCAGGTAGTCGTAGAAGTCCACCGCGTTGTCGATCAGTTGGCGGAAGGCGTCGACGCCATCGCGCTGGATGAAGGAATCCGGGTCATCCCCTTGAGGCAGGCGGGCAACGCGGACGACCAGCCCAGCATCTGCGAGCTCTTTTTGCGAGCGTTCGGCAGCTTTGACTCCTGCGGCATCTCCATCGTAGCAGATGACGACGGTTTCCGTGTAGCGGCGCAGCATGCGTGCGTGATCCGGAGTGAAGGCAGTGCCGAGTGGGGCGACGATGTTTTGCACGCCGTTCTCGCTGGCGGCGATCAGATCGATCTGTCCCTCGCACAGGATGGCGTGCTTGGCCTGACCGATCGGGCGCTTGGCTTTGTTCAGTCCGAAAAGCAGCTTGCTCTTGTTGAAGACGATGGTCTCCGGTGAGTTGAGGTACTTTGCCATCTTCGACTCGGGGTCGAGCAGGCGGCCGGAGTAGCCGACGACGTCGTCGTAGTCGTTGAAGATGGGGAAGATCAGGCGGTCGCGGAAGCGGGTGTAGAGTCCGCGTGACGGGTCGTGTTCGTCTCGCAGCGAGGCAATGCCGGCATCGACCAGGGCGCGGCCGCGCAGTCCTTGTTCACGGGCCCAGTCGAAGAATTCGCGATCGGATGCCGGGGCGTAGCCGATCATCCAGTTGAGCGCGGTGTCTCGTGAGAGTCCGCGGTTCTTCAGATAGTCGCGGGCGTGTTGTGCATTCGGCGACTTGAGCAAAAGCTCGTGATAGTACTCGGCGGTTTTGCGCAGCGCGGTCAACGCTTGCGAGCGGCGCTTGAGCTTGGCTTCTTCTTTAGGGTCGAGTTGTTGTTCGACCAGTGCGATACCGGCGCGGTCCGCGAGCTTCTTGATGGTGTCCTGGAACGAGATGTTCTCGTAATCCATGACGAAGCGGATGGCGGTACCTCCGGCGCCGCAGCCGAAGCACTTGAAGCTCTGGCGGCTGGGGCTGACGTAGAAGGAGGGTGTTTTTTCCTGATGGAATGGGCAGTTGGCGCGGAAGTTGCCACCGACGCGCTTGAGCGGAAAGTAGCTTTCGACCAAGTCGACGATGTTCGTCGCTTGGAGCACTTGTTGAATGGTTTCTTCCGCAATCCTCTTCATTCCTCGTGGGGCAAGACGGCAACTGAACACCGTATTAATGCCCTCTGCCAAGCGGTAACTACGAATTAGTCTGTGTTTTTGCCGATTGAGGCTGTGGCTTACACCTTTGCACGGCTCTTTTTCGGCGCTTTTTTAGTGATCTTCTTGCCCGCGGCGGGCTGCTTGCTCGCTTTTACAGCCTTTTTCTTTGGGGAGCTGGCCTTGGCGGTCACTTTTTTCCCGGGAGTGGTCGACTGGATGGATGCTGTGATGGTCGACGTGTCGACGATTGAATTGGTTTCTCCCCATTCATTGGCGATGTAGTCGTCTGCGGCATCGTCGTTGAGCCACTGTCCGTCGGCGGTGAGGAACTTGTAGGCGAACCGTTGGTTGGCCGGAAGGCTGATGCTTGTCCCTAGATGCCCGCTCTTGCGCAGTGACAGCGTGTGAACGCCGGGCGTCCAGTCATTGAAATCACCGAGGACCGAGACGGCGACGGTTGGATCTTCGAGTTTGAGTTTGAAGGTCACCTGGCAGCGTGCGCCGGTCTTGGAGAATGATTTGCTGATCATTGTTTCGCTTCTGTGTTGAGTGTTGGGGCGGTGAATATGTCACCGGGGTTTGTTATTCAGATGTAAAAAATATGACGTAATCAGAAATCGTGCCGATTTGGTAGGATTTTTGATTTGTCGGTGATTTGTATTGAGGGGGATACAAAAAAAGCGGGCCGCCCGGAGTGGGCGACCCGCTGAGAGGAGGTGGCTGGTCTCAACCTTTGAATTGTGGTTGGGGGGCGCCGGTGGCACCGACTCCGCGCACGACAAAAAGACTGCCGGCTTGATCTTCTTCGATGGATTTGTGGATTCCGGTGGTGACGTAGAGGTCTGTCATGTCCGGTCCGCCGAAGGCGACGGCGGTGGTTTCGACACATGGGAAGTCGATGCGGCGCTCGCACTCGCCGGTGGCGGGGTCGATGCAGAGAACGCATCCGCCGTGACAGAAGGCGACCCACAGACGGTCCTGGGTGTCGATTGCCATGCCGTCTGGTGACGCGTCGACCATGGGGTCTGTGTCTGCGACGTCGCGGCGGTTGGTCAGCGAGCCGGTGGTGGAATCGTAGTCGAACGCGCTGATCTTGCGGGTGGCGGTATCGATGTAGAAGCAGGTGGAGCCGTCTTTGCTCCAGACGATGCCATTGGAGTTAGTGACGTTTTCCACCACTTTGGTGATGGAGTGATCGGGATCTACGCGGTAGAGGGCTGCTTCCGGTTTCTTGACCATCGAGATGGTGCCGGCGAAGAGCCTGCCGTCCGGCGCGCATTTGCCGTCGTTGAAGCGGTGCGTTTCGATACCGGCTTCCGGATCTCCGATGGTGGTGAGAGATCCGTCAGTGACATTCAGGATGTGGATGCCGTTGTCGCCGCCGATGATCAGATCGTCCGATCCGTAGCGGGGGACGACGAAGCCGACGCGCTCGCCGACTTCCCACGATTGTTCATCGCCGGAGGCGGGGTCGAATGAGACGACGGTGTGTTGCTCGATATCGACGTAGAAGAGTCGTTGTTTTTCAGCGTGCCAGATCGGGCCTTCGCCCCAGGTGGAGATGCGGCTGCCAATGCGTTCGGGATGGGTCATGGTCAGAGAATGTTTAGGTGGATCTTGCGGGGCATTGTGGCGCGTCGGGCTGGTGGGGCAACGGGTTTTCGAGGAAAATTCGAGTCATGTGAAAAAGTTCGGGATTTTTCACAAGTGGCGGCGATAGTAGGCCGCAGTCCGGCGGGATCGTGAGTTATTCCTCGGAATTGCGCACGATTTAATTATGAGCGACCAGCCCACCAATTTGACCGTTCCGAAGAAGACTCTGTACCGGTTGTCGATCTACCAACGTTGCTTGCGACGATTGGAGGAGAGCGGTGTGGAAACGGTGTCGTCCGAGTCGCTGGCCGGAGTTGCCGGGGTGAAGTCGACCCAGCTGCGCAAGGACCTGGCTTGTCTCGGGCAGTTCGGGATTCGGGGGATCGGCTACGAGGTGGCAGGGCTGACGGCTATGATCCACGATGTGCTGGGGCGCAACCGGCTGAAGCCCGTGGTGTTGGTCGGTGCTGGTAATTTGGGCTCTGCCTTGCTGCGCTATGGAGGCTTCCGCAAAGAGGGCTTCGAGATTATCGCCGCGTTTGATACCGATGATGAGAGCGTTGGGCGCGAGGTGGATGGGGTGAAGGTGTTGCACCAGAATGAGCTTGAGCAGGTGATGCGTGAGCATCGGGTGAAGATGGCGATTCTGGCCGTGCCGGGGGGGGCGGCGCAAAAGGTGACCGACAACCTGGTGGACAGCGGAGTGCAGGCGATTTTGAACTTTTCACCAGCGGTGCTCGAAGTGCCCGAAGATGTCGTGGTGAAGAGCGTGGACTTGGCCGTGGAGCTCGAGAACTTGAGCTACTTCGTGCGGGATTAATCGGCTGTCACACAATCCGCACAAGGGGAGGCTTGTGTGACGCTGACGTGCAGCGTATGAATCCGGCGCGGATTCTTTGATTTCCATGTTGGTTCGTCCCCTCCATTTGTGGCTTGGAGCAGTTTGCTCTGTGATCGCGGTCTTTATGATCGTGGTGGCGATGGATGTGTTGTGGACGTTGGTTCTCAAACAACGCGACGAGATGCCCGTGGAGGAAATTGTGGCCGCTGAGCCGGACAAAGAGGCGGACGCGGTTACCGAGGATTTGGCGGCGGAGGATCAGGAACCGGACAAAGAAGTGGCGGAGGTGATGATTTTGCCGCCGACGAGTTTTGTGGTGCGCGCTGCCGAGGATCTGCCCGCCGAATGGGAAGAAGAGGTTCTGGTGGAAGAAGAAATAGTGGAGCCGAGGAAGCGGTTCACAGAATTTAGCGAGGCGGTTGGCATGAAATCGCTGACGCCGCCTGAGGACACGGATCGGATTAGTTCGGAGGACATGGCTGCTGGATCTTCGATGGATGCCGCGGATCCGAATGGCGAGGACGTGCCAACGACTGCTGATGGGCGGGCCGATGACCGTTTGGCATCGCTGATCGATAGTCAGCTAGGCAATGCGGACAGCCCTGGAAATGGTGGTGAAGGGGATGGATCGGGCGCGGTGGAGACACCTCCGACCGAGGTGGTGCCGGTAGCTGATACCGTGGATGTGAATGAGGGGGCGTCCAAGTCCGTGGACGAAGTGGAAGCAATTCCAGGATTGGATCAGGTGGCGGTAGAGTTCCGTGACGGACAAGTGGATGGGGAAGGCGAGGGGGATACCGAGTTGGATGAAAGTGGCGCGGGACAACCGCAAACCGCTCAGATGGCGGGAGGGTCCGGCGATGTGCAGCGTATCAAGCGCCGATTCAAGGGGCGCACCAACCGCAATGGAATCGATAGCTTGGCGGCGCGGGGGACTGCGTCGGGGCGGTATTTGGCGGCTATTTCAAAGCGT from Sulfuriroseicoccus oceanibius includes:
- the rpoD gene encoding RNA polymerase sigma factor RpoD, with product MADKRPSKKSTPAKPSAKKKSAAKKPAAKKSPAKKKPAAKKSTAKKPAAKKPVAETPEVTPAEEPQAQPAPAAEAAPTGAAAEATTPSGPLTMESPEVKAKLREMIKLAKEQEYLTFDDINELLPEDVYQPELVDELLSRLRSMEFEVIDASDVDNFKRTNKTDDVDEDEEESPRRRAGQKQEGLDDPVRMYLKQMGQVPLLTREEEVEISKRIEKAESAVQRHLHHFGFASDSYLLMAEKLETGRERFDRVILDKKVENRERYMNALPKLCETVRTMRGEVDRIHEKLFNATDSDVEAIQKDMEEHIKKLSNKFKRFYYKQKVTEEFIDLVDSYMNEIDEIERMPAGGTKRLQRIASFRRRTWCTPNEFRRRHSNVKQALADAHQAKSEMVEANLRLVISIAKKYTNRGLSFLDLIQEGNMGLMKAVEKFEYRRGYKFSTYATWWIRQAITRSIADQARTIRIPVHMIETINKLMRVQKQLVQEYGREATPEEIAEEIHLPAERVNAVLKMAQQPVSLQAPVGDGEGETQIGDFIEDKASESPMELTSAALLKDRLRDVLDSLTEREREVLEQRFGLKDGYSRTLEEVGKQFRVTRERIRQIEAKALRKMRHPTRIRKLEGFIETSAPY
- the dnaG gene encoding DNA primase; protein product: MKRIAEETIQQVLQATNIVDLVESYFPLKRVGGNFRANCPFHQEKTPSFYVSPSRQSFKCFGCGAGGTAIRFVMDYENISFQDTIKKLADRAGIALVEQQLDPKEEAKLKRRSQALTALRKTAEYYHELLLKSPNAQHARDYLKNRGLSRDTALNWMIGYAPASDREFFDWAREQGLRGRALVDAGIASLRDEHDPSRGLYTRFRDRLIFPIFNDYDDVVGYSGRLLDPESKMAKYLNSPETIVFNKSKLLFGLNKAKRPIGQAKHAILCEGQIDLIAASENGVQNIVAPLGTAFTPDHARMLRRYTETVVICYDGDAAGVKAAERSQKELADAGLVVRVARLPQGDDPDSFIQRDGVDAFRQLIDNAVDFYDYLLGHKVSEINMSDVGDRTRLARELAEKIGELSDKMLRETVVHKVSARLGVDDKLLMKEVATARSRSQNQERSRAAASEARGDIPHDAEPVAPKFSINSAVLELLCHIALSSEKGRKIIATSEWKREWLDDVEHGTILTEILDAEFDADNPSSVNAWLSHRPNEQEAYFFGVLDKPLPTEKLQDCVLDALERLRRQSIRTRLGVAKARLRDPSLPASDLLALQKEVLALQNRLKNTAPPEDAPSRTASPAPKAQEPAPDPANDDPF
- a CDS encoding isoamylase early set domain-containing protein, with protein sequence MISKSFSKTGARCQVTFKLKLEDPTVAVSVLGDFNDWTPGVHTLSLRKSGHLGTSISLPANQRFAYKFLTADGQWLNDDAADDYIANEWGETNSIVDTSTITASIQSTTPGKKVTAKASSPKKKAVKASKQPAAGKKITKKAPKKSRAKV
- a CDS encoding SMP-30/gluconolactonase/LRE family protein, whose translation is MTHPERIGSRISTWGEGPIWHAEKQRLFYVDIEQHTVVSFDPASGDEQSWEVGERVGFVVPRYGSDDLIIGGDNGIHILNVTDGSLTTIGDPEAGIETHRFNDGKCAPDGRLFAGTISMVKKPEAALYRVDPDHSITKVVENVTNSNGIVWSKDGSTCFYIDTATRKISAFDYDSTTGSLTNRRDVADTDPMVDASPDGMAIDTQDRLWVAFCHGGCVLCIDPATGECERRIDFPCVETTAVAFGGPDMTDLYVTTGIHKSIEEDQAGSLFVVRGVGATGAPQPQFKG
- a CDS encoding redox-sensing transcriptional repressor Rex is translated as MSDQPTNLTVPKKTLYRLSIYQRCLRRLEESGVETVSSESLAGVAGVKSTQLRKDLACLGQFGIRGIGYEVAGLTAMIHDVLGRNRLKPVVLVGAGNLGSALLRYGGFRKEGFEIIAAFDTDDESVGREVDGVKVLHQNELEQVMREHRVKMAILAVPGGAAQKVTDNLVDSGVQAILNFSPAVLEVPEDVVVKSVDLAVELENLSYFVRD